From the genome of Arthrobacter alpinus, one region includes:
- a CDS encoding CynX/NimT family MFS transporter: MTNFVVKKPWTGRIGALLGIMVLALSLRTAVSVVPPLLGELRGELGFDASTIGLLAMLPPLVFAIFGLLTPALVRRFGLEKVLVAAVVLAVAGQLLRAGSGAVWPFLGLSAVVMAGYGIGNVVLPPLVKKYFPDRVGVVTAGYVTLLAVGTALSPQLAVPVAGLTNWRVSIGLWSMVSLVVLLPWAMQAWRDRRDRLVLAGADDAGLSPSAGGDGTVSAVPKLLPWRSPVAWGLAIFLAGNSAQTYVYFTWLPPYLSGHGLDAATAGSALAYFAILGLPVSLLVPLWIPRMKNPIFAILLFAACWATGHLGLYLSPSDGTWLWVTFSGLGQGTFATALLMVNLRSRTTHGSAVLSGFSQGVGYAFAGVAPLFFGTIRDATGSWTASFAMLGVCLVVMLAGAVMINPKRYIEDSAVVAVAPGGARAGGAAS; encoded by the coding sequence GTGACCAATTTTGTTGTGAAGAAGCCATGGACCGGGCGCATTGGCGCACTGCTGGGAATCATGGTCCTGGCCTTGAGCCTGCGCACCGCAGTCTCAGTGGTGCCGCCGCTGCTCGGTGAACTGCGCGGCGAGCTGGGGTTTGACGCCTCCACGATCGGCCTGCTCGCCATGCTCCCGCCCCTAGTTTTCGCCATTTTTGGTCTGCTGACTCCAGCCCTGGTCCGCCGTTTCGGCTTGGAAAAGGTGCTGGTGGCGGCCGTGGTACTGGCCGTTGCCGGACAACTTTTACGGGCCGGCAGCGGTGCCGTGTGGCCGTTTTTGGGACTCTCCGCCGTGGTTATGGCCGGCTATGGCATTGGCAATGTGGTGCTGCCGCCGCTGGTGAAAAAATACTTCCCCGATAGGGTGGGGGTGGTGACGGCCGGGTATGTGACGCTGCTGGCGGTGGGCACCGCGCTCAGCCCACAGCTGGCAGTCCCGGTTGCCGGGCTCACGAACTGGCGGGTGTCCATCGGCTTGTGGTCCATGGTCAGCCTGGTGGTGTTGCTGCCGTGGGCCATGCAGGCGTGGCGGGATCGCCGTGACAGACTGGTCCTCGCTGGGGCGGACGACGCCGGACTCTCACCCTCTGCTGGTGGTGACGGTACCGTTTCAGCTGTTCCGAAACTGCTGCCTTGGCGCTCTCCTGTGGCGTGGGGCCTGGCTATTTTCCTGGCAGGAAACTCGGCCCAAACGTACGTGTATTTCACCTGGCTGCCGCCTTACCTGTCAGGGCACGGCCTGGACGCAGCAACCGCCGGTTCGGCGTTGGCCTATTTCGCCATTTTGGGGTTGCCGGTGAGTTTGTTGGTGCCGCTGTGGATTCCACGCATGAAAAATCCTATCTTCGCGATCTTGCTCTTTGCGGCGTGCTGGGCGACGGGGCACCTGGGACTGTACCTTTCGCCGTCGGATGGGACCTGGCTGTGGGTGACATTTTCAGGCCTGGGCCAGGGCACCTTTGCCACGGCACTGCTGATGGTGAACCTGCGCTCGCGAACAACCCACGGTTCGGCGGTGTTGTCCGGTTTTAGCCAAGGTGTGGGGTACGCCTTTGCCGGGGTGGCGCCGCTGTTCTTCGGCACCATCCGCGACGCCACAGGATCCTGGACCGCGTCCTTTGCCATGCTGGGAGTTTGCCTGGTCGTCATGTTGGCGGGCGCCGTGATGATCAACCCGAAACGGTACATCGAAGACTCTGCGGTTGTTGCCGTGGCACCTGGCGGAGCCCGTGCTGGCGGTGCGGCTTCTTAG
- a CDS encoding TetR/AcrR family transcriptional regulator yields MPRIAAPTNAAQREQTQRKILNAFGELLFSHGLPGLTMTDVARTAGVGRTAVYNYFADLEQLLVAYALDETGRFVTELKTRLAGLENPVDRLTLYVRAQLEDLTRRHLPPGPAMSSVLSRESFAKLGVHVGELNHLLADILRDGIDQGYLPASDIEGLAQLIHGSLTASASRGSSTTPDEDRIAAAVRFIQAGVGAAFDDDGRPVTVC; encoded by the coding sequence ATGCCACGAATAGCCGCCCCCACGAACGCGGCGCAGCGCGAGCAGACGCAGCGCAAAATCCTCAACGCCTTCGGCGAACTCTTGTTTAGCCACGGTCTACCCGGGCTCACGATGACGGATGTCGCCAGGACCGCCGGCGTTGGCCGCACCGCCGTTTACAACTACTTTGCCGACCTCGAACAGCTTCTGGTGGCTTACGCACTGGATGAAACCGGCCGCTTCGTCACCGAGCTGAAGACCAGGCTGGCCGGGCTGGAGAACCCGGTGGACAGGCTCACCTTGTACGTTCGGGCCCAGCTGGAGGACCTCACCCGCCGCCACCTGCCGCCCGGACCTGCCATGAGTTCGGTGCTTTCACGCGAATCTTTCGCCAAACTTGGCGTCCACGTCGGCGAGCTGAACCATCTGCTGGCCGACATCCTACGCGACGGCATAGACCAGGGGTACCTGCCTGCTTCCGATATCGAGGGCCTTGCACAGCTGATCCACGGCTCGCTGACGGCCAGTGCGTCCAGAGGCAGTTCAACAACACCTGATGAGGACCGGATCGCCGCGGCGGTGCGCTTCATCCAGGCGGGCGTCGGTGCGGCCTTCGACGACGATGGGCGGCCCGTCACCGTCTGCTAA
- a CDS encoding helix-turn-helix domain-containing protein has translation MDAAQLGATLRARRRELNLTQSEAADLADISTRVLSDLENGRETVRLDIVNAVVNALGLSLSVSVQRP, from the coding sequence ATGGATGCAGCCCAACTTGGCGCCACACTGCGAGCGCGCCGGCGCGAGCTGAACCTGACCCAAAGTGAGGCGGCCGACCTCGCGGACATCTCCACCCGGGTGCTCAGCGATCTGGAGAACGGGCGCGAAACCGTGCGCCTGGACATCGTGAACGCTGTGGTGAACGCATTGGGACTGAGCCTGAGCGTGAGCGTTCAGCGACCGTGA
- the kynU gene encoding kynureninase, with protein MESTLPTTRETCQAADAADPLRRFRDEFLLPEGVIYLDGNSLGARPRTSMATATRVLEQEWGTGLIRSWNTAGWFDLPARLGDKLAPLIGAGPGEVVITDTTSLNLFKTLAAALRIQQVSDPLRKVIVTERDNFPTDIYMAEGIVDFLNQGYSVRLIDDELPLEAALGADVAVVALSHVNYRTGAMWDMTTTSSLVHGGGALVIWDLAHAAGAVPVDLTGAGADFAVGCTYKYLNGGPGSPAFIWVNPSHQDRFWQPLSGWWGHARPFAMEDAYEPISGIGRFLCGTQPILSMALVECGLDVSLEVPMAELRAKSLALTDLFNALVDARLGDHPLELITPLDHERRGSHVSYKHPEGYAVMAALISRGIIGDYREPHVLRFGITPLYVGFTDVWDAVDALFDILENRLWDTPDFRERLAVT; from the coding sequence ATGGAATCAACTCTTCCCACCACCCGAGAAACCTGCCAAGCCGCGGACGCCGCCGATCCGTTGCGCCGGTTCAGGGACGAGTTTCTGTTGCCGGAGGGCGTCATCTACCTTGACGGGAACTCGCTGGGTGCCCGGCCCCGCACCTCAATGGCCACGGCCACCCGGGTGTTGGAGCAGGAGTGGGGCACGGGGCTGATTCGCAGCTGGAACACTGCGGGCTGGTTTGACCTTCCGGCCCGGCTCGGGGACAAGCTGGCTCCCTTGATTGGGGCCGGGCCCGGCGAGGTGGTCATCACCGACACCACCTCACTGAACCTGTTCAAGACGCTGGCCGCGGCACTGCGCATCCAGCAGGTGAGCGATCCTCTGCGGAAGGTCATTGTCACCGAGCGCGACAACTTTCCCACGGACATTTACATGGCCGAGGGCATCGTGGATTTCCTCAACCAAGGCTATTCAGTCCGCCTGATCGACGACGAACTCCCTCTGGAGGCCGCGCTGGGGGCTGACGTGGCCGTCGTCGCGCTGTCCCATGTCAACTACCGCACCGGTGCCATGTGGGACATGACCACCACCTCGTCCTTGGTGCACGGCGGCGGGGCCCTGGTGATCTGGGACCTCGCCCATGCTGCCGGTGCGGTTCCGGTGGACCTGACGGGTGCAGGGGCGGATTTCGCCGTGGGCTGCACCTACAAATACCTCAATGGCGGTCCCGGCTCCCCGGCCTTCATCTGGGTCAACCCGAGCCACCAAGACCGTTTCTGGCAGCCCCTCTCAGGCTGGTGGGGGCACGCACGCCCGTTTGCCATGGAAGATGCTTACGAACCGATCTCCGGGATTGGCCGGTTCCTGTGCGGCACCCAGCCCATACTGTCCATGGCGCTGGTCGAGTGCGGCCTGGATGTGAGCCTGGAGGTTCCCATGGCGGAACTGCGCGCGAAGTCGCTGGCCCTGACTGACCTGTTCAATGCCCTGGTCGACGCCCGGCTCGGGGATCACCCGTTGGAGCTGATCACACCGTTGGACCATGAACGCCGCGGCAGCCACGTCAGCTACAAGCATCCGGAGGGCTACGCCGTCATGGCGGCCCTCATTTCCCGCGGCATCATTGGCGACTACCGCGAACCCCATGTGCTGCGCTTCGGCATCACCCCGCTCTACGTGGGCTTCACGGATGTGTGGGATGCCGTGGACGCCCTGTTCGACATTCTCGAGAACCGTTTGTGGGACACCCCCGATTTTCGGGAGCGGCTCGCGGTGACCTAA
- a CDS encoding type IV toxin-antitoxin system AbiEi family antitoxin domain-containing protein, whose protein sequence is MTTTSTGKTQPMGQQTPTQRLAQAWPAGAPLATTAQLMDAGLGDRTIASALKHGHVFRLRKGAYVQAQTWRALKPWEQDRLRLLAHLVTVRGTPTYSHFSAARLHGLFIWRCGPQVHVSARSSASGTSTPTDVVGHHEALAVGDVRSMRLRNGQLVHVTTLERTVVDCARIGGFAEAVIIGDHALRKGARSEVMWAMVNDMVGRRGVRKARRVLRALDGRSESPGESRTRLIIAGMDIPQPELQVELLVEGRVYRPDFVWTEQRLIVEFDGDYKYFDFKPTAEVILAERKREKRLIEAGWRFVRLEWKDLSNPAEVRRRILAVFSAQRGSLAA, encoded by the coding sequence GTGACTACCACCAGCACCGGCAAGACTCAACCCATGGGACAGCAGACACCAACGCAACGATTGGCTCAGGCCTGGCCGGCGGGCGCGCCATTGGCGACCACCGCCCAGCTGATGGACGCTGGCCTCGGGGACCGCACCATTGCTTCGGCACTGAAACATGGCCACGTGTTCCGGCTTCGCAAGGGCGCCTACGTCCAAGCCCAAACGTGGCGGGCGCTGAAACCTTGGGAGCAGGACAGGCTGCGGCTGCTCGCCCACCTCGTTACCGTGCGGGGGACGCCCACATATTCGCACTTCAGCGCGGCCCGGTTGCACGGACTGTTCATCTGGCGTTGTGGCCCCCAGGTGCATGTGTCCGCGAGATCATCCGCGTCCGGGACGTCCACACCGACGGACGTGGTCGGCCACCACGAGGCACTTGCAGTCGGCGATGTCCGTTCCATGCGCCTGCGCAACGGCCAGTTGGTTCATGTAACGACGTTGGAACGGACCGTTGTGGATTGTGCCCGGATTGGCGGGTTCGCCGAGGCAGTGATCATCGGCGACCACGCTCTGCGAAAGGGTGCCAGAAGCGAGGTCATGTGGGCCATGGTCAATGATATGGTCGGACGCCGTGGCGTCCGCAAGGCCCGACGCGTGCTGAGAGCCCTCGACGGCAGGAGTGAGTCGCCCGGTGAATCCCGTACCAGATTGATCATTGCGGGAATGGACATCCCACAGCCCGAACTACAAGTGGAACTGCTTGTAGAAGGGCGGGTGTACCGACCGGACTTTGTGTGGACGGAGCAGAGGCTCATTGTTGAGTTTGACGGTGACTACAAGTACTTCGACTTTAAACCGACCGCCGAAGTGATTCTTGCCGAACGCAAACGTGAAAAGCGGCTCATTGAAGCAGGCTGGCGATTTGTGCGCCTTGAATGGAAGGACTTGTCGAATCCTGCGGAGGTGAGGCGGAGAATTCTGGCAGTTTTCAGCGCACAACGGGGTTCCCTTGCGGCATGA
- a CDS encoding DUF5129 domain-containing protein, with translation MKKILAVMAVALLTLLGVAPAALASAPTDIVVEDAAGVLYQPQLLPAIAGINFRQPTKVAVVTIDGVAGSDVLNASVLELARDLHPEWLSSDGQKWADGLFIFALDPTARKVGTYMGEDLKVSAGDQAKIQDATKSLFGQAQWTDGTIAGVRKGAALINRPWYLSPGFIVTASIAGGAALVGLGTWLVLRKRNRSKAEELMKAGDASFANVSLDLDVTELNANTIPVHSTYGLQVLEKYRNFSTGYARAGVLNQQVHAFSQRELSQGKNVKIVSSYADAAIELDGLDDVIADTNTLLNKFSGWEAAWDRQVRPLRDDLDRLPELLNRSEARGLSSAAALGSFGVQTQDNLQLWASQIQTGRLQPESALDLLKETRAGLGQLLSSHSDDLIGEYAKTNSEAEKMRRTITDQRNYSTGYGRPNILGTVYGMNVFYSVSTFDHAYSSARTSVESARSSASSSGSSTGYGAGGGSFSGSGSSSSF, from the coding sequence ATGAAGAAGATCTTGGCCGTTATGGCAGTGGCATTGCTGACCTTGTTGGGTGTGGCACCGGCTGCCTTGGCAAGCGCACCTACCGACATCGTGGTCGAAGATGCTGCTGGCGTGCTGTACCAGCCGCAGCTGCTGCCAGCGATTGCCGGGATCAACTTCCGCCAGCCCACCAAAGTTGCCGTCGTCACCATCGACGGTGTCGCCGGCAGCGATGTATTGAACGCATCGGTTCTTGAGCTTGCACGCGATTTGCATCCCGAATGGCTCAGCAGCGACGGGCAAAAGTGGGCTGACGGGCTATTCATCTTCGCCTTGGACCCCACTGCCCGCAAGGTCGGCACCTACATGGGCGAGGACCTCAAGGTCTCAGCTGGGGACCAAGCCAAGATCCAGGATGCCACCAAGTCGCTCTTTGGCCAGGCACAGTGGACAGACGGGACCATCGCCGGCGTCAGAAAAGGCGCGGCCCTGATCAACCGCCCCTGGTATCTTTCACCGGGGTTCATCGTCACCGCCTCGATTGCCGGCGGGGCAGCGCTGGTGGGCTTGGGTACGTGGCTTGTCCTTCGGAAACGCAACCGGTCCAAGGCGGAGGAGTTGATGAAGGCCGGTGACGCCAGTTTCGCCAATGTCAGCCTGGATCTGGACGTGACCGAGCTGAACGCCAATACCATTCCCGTGCATTCCACGTATGGGCTCCAGGTATTGGAAAAGTACCGCAATTTCAGCACCGGCTACGCCCGGGCCGGGGTTTTGAACCAGCAGGTGCACGCCTTCTCCCAGCGGGAACTTTCCCAGGGCAAGAACGTCAAAATTGTCAGCTCCTACGCCGACGCCGCAATAGAACTTGACGGCCTGGATGACGTCATTGCCGACACCAACACGCTGCTGAACAAGTTCTCCGGCTGGGAGGCCGCCTGGGACCGTCAGGTCCGCCCGCTCCGCGACGACTTGGACCGTTTGCCCGAGCTCTTGAACCGCTCTGAAGCCCGCGGTCTGAGCAGTGCGGCCGCGCTGGGTTCATTCGGGGTCCAGACACAGGACAATCTGCAGCTCTGGGCCTCACAGATCCAAACAGGCAGGCTCCAGCCCGAGTCGGCACTGGACCTGCTCAAGGAAACCCGGGCGGGGTTGGGACAACTGCTCAGTAGCCATTCCGATGACTTGATCGGAGAGTACGCCAAGACTAATTCCGAGGCGGAGAAAATGCGGCGCACCATCACCGACCAGCGTAACTACTCCACCGGCTATGGCCGCCCCAATATACTTGGCACCGTCTACGGGATGAACGTCTTTTACTCTGTCAGCACCTTTGACCATGCTTATTCCAGCGCCAGGACCAGCGTCGAATCCGCCCGAAGTTCCGCCTCTTCCAGTGGCAGCAGCACCGGCTACGGCGCCGGCGGTGGCAGCTTCTCCGGTTCCGGCAGTTCCTCAAGCTTCTAA
- a CDS encoding type II toxin-antitoxin system HipA family toxin translates to MKNPEDAKRIHHAVVYKKGRAAASLIRHAHTGVVFSYLPSYLSSGGPAIASTLPALDVPVTLSHGNVPAFFAGLLPEGERLAKLRWAVKTTIADEFSLLLAAGANPVGDVQIMPSGVQPEPVQPLLNVTKTMGRIRFSDFAAIPGPVDSSALPGMQDKVTASYVHDKDPSRAYILKFNDGSHARQVQTEFLLLTKARKLDIPVANARLVHDGAGQAALLVSRFDRSPSGRLALEDGAQLLGLPPARKYGIPTEAVATAVVGMCAAQVLAARNVFLQFMFAWLTGNGNLHAKNISVVQQPTGEYFVAPAYDLQCTLAAEIEQGFAAGVPGGILTELTDGDPSRDPGMALPLGGRAGSRTGLRRNDWLRFGRSLHLPERLVAKCIDKALDASVLTTAELPFEPEVSAAVVRVLAIRRAAIAR, encoded by the coding sequence GTGAAGAATCCCGAGGATGCCAAAAGGATCCACCACGCCGTGGTCTACAAGAAGGGGCGTGCGGCGGCGTCCCTGATCCGTCATGCCCACACCGGCGTTGTCTTCTCCTACCTGCCCAGCTACCTGAGTTCCGGTGGCCCCGCCATCGCCTCCACCCTGCCGGCCCTCGACGTCCCTGTGACGCTCAGCCACGGCAACGTCCCGGCGTTCTTTGCCGGGCTGCTGCCTGAGGGCGAGCGCCTGGCCAAGTTGCGATGGGCCGTGAAAACCACCATCGCCGACGAGTTTTCACTTCTGCTGGCGGCCGGCGCCAACCCTGTGGGCGATGTGCAGATCATGCCCTCCGGGGTGCAGCCGGAGCCGGTACAGCCGCTGTTGAACGTCACCAAGACCATGGGCCGTATCCGGTTTTCCGACTTTGCCGCGATACCGGGCCCCGTTGACAGTTCGGCATTGCCCGGAATGCAGGACAAGGTCACCGCCTCTTATGTCCATGACAAGGACCCGTCGCGGGCGTATATCTTGAAGTTCAACGACGGCAGCCACGCCCGCCAAGTCCAGACCGAGTTCCTGCTGCTCACCAAGGCCAGGAAGCTGGACATCCCTGTCGCCAACGCCCGCTTAGTGCACGACGGCGCCGGGCAGGCCGCGCTGCTTGTCTCACGTTTTGACCGGTCCCCCAGCGGACGCCTGGCGCTCGAGGATGGCGCCCAGCTACTTGGCCTACCCCCGGCCCGGAAATATGGCATTCCCACGGAGGCCGTTGCCACGGCCGTGGTCGGGATGTGCGCGGCACAGGTACTGGCCGCCAGGAATGTGTTCTTACAGTTCATGTTTGCGTGGCTGACCGGCAACGGCAATCTGCATGCCAAGAACATCTCCGTGGTCCAACAACCCACGGGCGAGTACTTTGTTGCCCCGGCCTACGACCTGCAGTGCACACTGGCAGCGGAGATCGAGCAGGGCTTCGCGGCTGGTGTGCCAGGCGGCATTCTCACCGAGCTGACCGACGGGGATCCTTCCCGGGACCCCGGTATGGCCCTGCCCCTCGGCGGCCGTGCCGGGAGCCGCACAGGTTTGCGGCGCAACGACTGGCTCCGCTTTGGGCGCTCCCTGCACCTGCCCGAGCGTCTCGTGGCCAAGTGCATCGACAAGGCGCTGGACGCCTCCGTCCTGACCACGGCGGAGCTGCCGTTTGAGCCGGAGGTTAGTGCCGCCGTCGTCCGGGTCCTGGCCATCAGGCGCGCGGCCATTGCCCGGTGA
- a CDS encoding Wadjet anti-phage system protein JetD domain-containing protein produces the protein MVAKPPDWTTPADIRAASLRSWNSGELLREAALPMGLYPRRRALKYPSATALRTDYALAAAWAHAWEPAPRGCSLEYVSVGANTIGANTLPSAAVFGTAADEIAFLGMGREAARFSVLAGRIAELDAGLLAWSLRRPLELLKHGEVALTAARVAVWLAANPAPGIYLRQLSLPGVHTKFVETHRRLIDGMLAVLVPDRPLAGKNYARRHGFLAAPERVRIRYLDPSLSPVPGMADVEMTATAFAALEVDADTIITTENLVNFLALPPAPRTLAVFGGGYGFLALREAAWLGTKEVLYWGDIDTHGFGILDQLRSHHPHVRSILMDEQTLLSHQDFWGREDAPTHAMLNHLSPAESALYAQLQAGTYRPGLRLEQELLRWDFVLERLP, from the coding sequence GTGGTAGCTAAACCGCCAGATTGGACCACCCCGGCGGATATTCGTGCCGCCTCGCTCCGGTCCTGGAACAGTGGGGAGCTACTGCGCGAGGCGGCCCTGCCCATGGGACTGTATCCCCGGCGTCGTGCCCTGAAATATCCCAGCGCCACCGCGTTGCGCACCGACTACGCTCTGGCGGCGGCGTGGGCGCATGCGTGGGAGCCGGCACCGCGGGGCTGTTCGCTGGAGTACGTCTCGGTGGGGGCAAACACGATTGGTGCCAACACACTGCCCTCCGCCGCCGTGTTTGGCACTGCCGCGGACGAGATCGCGTTCCTGGGAATGGGCCGTGAGGCGGCCAGATTTAGCGTGCTGGCTGGCCGCATCGCCGAGCTCGACGCCGGGCTCCTGGCTTGGTCCCTGCGCCGGCCTTTAGAGTTACTCAAGCACGGCGAGGTCGCTTTGACGGCAGCCCGGGTGGCGGTCTGGCTCGCCGCCAACCCGGCCCCGGGCATCTACTTGCGGCAACTTTCCCTGCCCGGCGTCCACACAAAGTTCGTGGAAACACACCGCCGGCTCATCGACGGGATGCTGGCAGTGTTGGTGCCGGACCGGCCCCTGGCCGGGAAGAACTATGCGCGCAGGCACGGTTTTCTGGCCGCACCCGAACGGGTCCGGATCCGGTATTTGGACCCCTCCCTGTCACCGGTCCCGGGCATGGCAGACGTGGAGATGACGGCTACCGCGTTCGCCGCACTGGAGGTGGATGCGGACACGATCATCACCACGGAGAACCTGGTCAATTTCCTGGCCCTGCCACCGGCACCCCGCACCCTGGCCGTGTTTGGTGGCGGGTACGGCTTCCTAGCGCTCCGCGAGGCGGCATGGCTGGGCACCAAGGAAGTGTTGTACTGGGGCGACATCGACACCCATGGCTTCGGCATCCTGGACCAGCTGCGGTCCCACCATCCCCATGTGCGCAGCATCCTGATGGATGAACAAACCCTGCTCTCACACCAGGATTTTTGGGGCCGTGAAGACGCACCAACGCACGCCATGCTAAATCATCTGTCACCGGCGGAGAGCGCCCTCTATGCGCAACTACAGGCCGGCACGTACCGGCCGGGGCTGCGCCTTGAACAAGAACTGCTGCGCTGGGACTTCGTCCTGGAACGCTTACCCTGA